TTTTGAGCCGCCAATTCCGGCCCGTACCTATCACGATGCATTCGGCAACTTCTGCCATGTGATTACCGCCCCGAAAGGCCGGCTGAAAATTACGGCGGACTTCACGATCCAGGACAGCGGCAGAACCGATCCGGTTGTCGCCAATGCCTATCAGCATGCGCTGTCCGAATTGCCGCCCGACGTACTGGTTTATCTCCTGGGCAGCCGCTACTGCGAAACCGATCGTCTCAGCGACGTGGCGTGGAAGACGTTCGGTCACCTGCCTGCGGGCTGGTCGCTGGTGCAGGCGGTCTGCGACTACGTGCACAACCACATCACGTTCGGCTATGAACATGCCGATCCGACCATGTCGGCCTGGGAGGTCTACAACAAGCGGCGTGGCGTCTGCCGCGACTTCGCTCATCTCGCCATCACCTTTTGCCGGTGTCTCAATATCCCGGCGCGCTATTGCACCGGTTATCTCGGCGATATAGGCATGCCGCCGCCTTATGCGCCCGGCGATTTCGCGGCGTGGATGGAAGTCTACCTCGGCGGCGCCTGGCATCTGTTCGACCCGCGCAATAATGTGCCGCGCATCGGCCGCATCCTGATGGCGCGCGGGCGCGATGCCACCGACGTCGCCATTGTGACGTCGTTTGGCCTGTGCACGCTGGCGGGGTTTAAGGTGATTACCGACGAAGTCGCGTCGGCATAATTCACGGCAGGCAAGATCGCCTGCCGGTCCGATCCAGCTAGCGGCGGCGGAAATTCGGCCGGCGCTGCGCCGGCGCCGATGTCGGGGCGTCGCCTTTGTGCCGGAAACTGATGCGGCCGCGCTGCAGGTCGTAGGGCGACATTTCCACGATCACCCGGTCGCCGACACCGGTGCGGATGCGGAATTTGCGCATCTTGCCGGCGGTGTAGGCCAGCACCTCGTGCTCGTTATCGAGCTTCACCCGGAAATTGCCGTCCGGCAACACTTCGGTCACCGTCCCGTCGAACTCCAGCATTTCTTCTTTCGGCATCCAAATCCTCTCCCGGTCGGCCGCGCCCTATCAGGGGCGGGCTACCTTTATCCGAAAAACCGATCCCTCCCCAAGGCCGTTTTTCGGCCTTTGGGGAGGTAATTCAGTCGATAGTTCAGCGCGGCGCGTGGCTGCGCGGGCGGTTCGGGCCTCGCTGCATGAACTTCATGCCGCCAATGTTCTCGGCACCGCCATTGCCGCCGGCCGCCGCCACCGGGCGGTTGCCGTTGCGCTGGCCGTTCTGGTGGCCGCCATTGGGATGACCCTTGGCGCGCTGCGGACGCGGCTGACCCTGCTCGCCATGAGCTGAGCCATGACCCTGACCGCCATGACCTTGACCACCATGACCCTGGCCGTTGCGGCCGCGGTTCTGACCATTGCCGCCGCGGCGGTTGCCACCGGCATTGCGGCCATTGGCGTGGTGATGCGGCGCCGGCTCGCCGGCGGGCCGGCTGGCTGAGCGACCGGTGCGCTTGTCCTCGGATGGGATCTTGATGCGGATGGTGCGCTCGATGTCGCGCAGGAAGCCGTTCTCTTCGTGATCGCAGAACGAGATGGCGACGCCGTCGCGGCCGGCGCGCGCGGTGCGGCCGATGCGATGCACATAGGATTCCGGAATGTTCGGCAGATCGTAATTGACGACATGGCTGATGCCGTCGACGTCGATGCCGCGCGCGGCGATGTCGGTCGCGATCAGGATGCGCAACGAGCCATCACGGAACTGGGCGAGCACGCGCTCGCGCTGGTTCTGCGACTTGTTGCCGTGGATCGCCGCCGAAGGCAGGCCGGCGGTCTCGAGCTGACGCACAACCTTGTCGGCGCCGTGCTTGGTGCGGGTGAACACCAGCACGCGGTCGATAGTCTCGGACTTGATGACCTCGACCAAAAGGCCCGGCTTCGCCGACTTTTCGGTGAGGATCACGCGCTGCGCGATGCGCTCGACAGTGGTCGATTCCGGCGTCACCGACACGCGCTCCGGATTCTTGAGCATCGACTCGGCAAGCTGGGTGATTTCCTTCGGCATGGTGGCCGAGAAGAACAAGGTCTGCCGCTTCTGCGGCAGCATCGATACAATTTTCTTGATGTCGCGGATGAAGCCCATGTCGAGCATGCGGTCGGCTTCGTCGAGCACCAGGATTTCGACCTGATCGAGCACGACCGAACGCTGCTGAACGAGATCGAGCAGACGGCCCGGCGTCGCTACCAGCACTTCGGCGCCGCGCGCCATGCCGCGGGATTGCCGGTTGATCGGCACGCCGCCGATGGCGAGTTCGATCGTCAGCGGGCGGATGTGCCGGCCATAGGTGCGGAAGCTGTCGGCGATCTGGCCGGACAGTTCGCGCGTCGGCGACAAGACCAGCACGCGCGCGGCCTTCTGCATCGGGCGCATGCGGTTGTTGACGATGTGGTTGAGGATCGGCAGCGCGAACGAGGCGGTCTTGCCGGTGCCGGTCTGGGCGATGCCGACAATGTCGCGGCCCGTCAGAGCGACGGGGATGGTCTGGGCCTGGATCGGGGTGGGGGTTTCGTATTTCTCTTCGGCGAGGGCACGAAGGATCGGTTCGGCGAGGCCGAAATTGTTGAAGTTAGTCAAAACGTCTCTTTTCTAATGCGACGACACGACCGGGCACGCTTCGCGCGCACGGCGGATCGGGGTTTCAAGACATCCCGCGTTGCCAGGGTTGCCGTGTCGGTTCAGGTGAGGCGGAAAAGGCGGGGCGAAAATCGTTTTGAAGGAAATTCGTGCACGCAGCCCGCGAGGAAGCTCGAATCGAGCCTACATCCGCAGGGCTGATATGACAGCGCCCGGTGTT
The Pseudolabrys sp. FHR47 genome window above contains:
- a CDS encoding transglutaminase family protein, which codes for MKIRAGYEIAYDCPQPTPMILQLSVHPSRTPDLMSWDRINFEPPIPARTYHDAFGNFCHVITAPKGRLKITADFTIQDSGRTDPVVANAYQHALSELPPDVLVYLLGSRYCETDRLSDVAWKTFGHLPAGWSLVQAVCDYVHNHITFGYEHADPTMSAWEVYNKRRGVCRDFAHLAITFCRCLNIPARYCTGYLGDIGMPPPYAPGDFAAWMEVYLGGAWHLFDPRNNVPRIGRILMARGRDATDVAIVTSFGLCTLAGFKVITDEVASA
- a CDS encoding DEAD/DEAH box helicase, with protein sequence MTNFNNFGLAEPILRALAEEKYETPTPIQAQTIPVALTGRDIVGIAQTGTGKTASFALPILNHIVNNRMRPMQKAARVLVLSPTRELSGQIADSFRTYGRHIRPLTIELAIGGVPINRQSRGMARGAEVLVATPGRLLDLVQQRSVVLDQVEILVLDEADRMLDMGFIRDIKKIVSMLPQKRQTLFFSATMPKEITQLAESMLKNPERVSVTPESTTVERIAQRVILTEKSAKPGLLVEVIKSETIDRVLVFTRTKHGADKVVRQLETAGLPSAAIHGNKSQNQRERVLAQFRDGSLRILIATDIAARGIDVDGISHVVNYDLPNIPESYVHRIGRTARAGRDGVAISFCDHEENGFLRDIERTIRIKIPSEDKRTGRSASRPAGEPAPHHHANGRNAGGNRRGGNGQNRGRNGQGHGGQGHGGQGHGSAHGEQGQPRPQRAKGHPNGGHQNGQRNGNRPVAAAGGNGGAENIGGMKFMQRGPNRPRSHAPR
- the infA gene encoding translation initiation factor IF-1 → MPKEEMLEFDGTVTEVLPDGNFRVKLDNEHEVLAYTAGKMRKFRIRTGVGDRVIVEMSPYDLQRGRISFRHKGDAPTSAPAQRRPNFRRR